From the genome of Chitinophagales bacterium:
TATTTGAACACGGATTCGAGCCTTTCCCTTAGGTACTACAGGAAAGAAAAATCCGATGACATAGATACCTTCGTCCATCAATTTAGCTGCAAAGTCTTGGGCTAGTTTAGCATCATAAAGCATGACAGGGGTTATGGGATGCACGCCTTCCAGAATATCAAAGCCTGCTTCTTTCATTTTGGAGCGGAAATGCTTGGTATTGACTTCCAGTTTATCCCTCAACTCGGTCGTTTTTGAAAGTAAATCTAAAACTTTGATCGAAGCATAAACTATGGAAGGCATTAAGGTATTGGAGAATAAATAAGGTCTCGAGCGCTGGCGAAGAATTTCAATGATTTCTTTTTTTCCAGATGTAAAACCTCCTGAAGCTCCACCCAAAGCTTTGCCTAGAGTTCCAGTGATAATATCCATTTTACCAATGACATTGCAATGTTCTATAGTTCCACGCCCCGTTTTTCCTATAAAACCAGTGGCATGACATTCATCTACCATAACCATAGCATTGTGCTTCACTGCGAGTTCATGTATCTTATCAAGCTGAGCGATATAGCCATCCATAGAGAATACACCATCGGTCACTATTAATTTATTTCTACAATCCTTGGCAGCGATTAATTGCTTTTCAAGGTCTTCCATATTGTTATTTTCATAGCGGAAACGCTGCGCCTTGCAGAGTCGCACACCATCTATGATAGAAGCATGGTTTAAACTATCTGAGATAATAGCATCCTGCTCATTTAAGAGTGGCTCGAAAACTCCACCATTGGCATCAAAAGCAGCAGCATATAAAATAGTATCTTCCGTGCCTAAAAACTCTGATATTTTCTTTTCTAATTCCTTATGAATATCTTGTGTACCACAGATAAAGCGAACCGAACTCATGCCAAATCCAAACTTATCAATACCTTCCTTAGCTGCTGCTACCACCTCAGGGTGAGAGGATAA
Proteins encoded in this window:
- the kbl gene encoding glycine C-acetyltransferase, encoding MYPDNFKNQLSTELENIKSEGLYKTERIISTPQGAKIIANGKEVLNFCANNYLGLSSHPEVVAAAKEGIDKFGFGMSSVRFICGTQDIHKELEKKISEFLGTEDTILYAAAFDANGGVFEPLLNEQDAIISDSLNHASIIDGVRLCKAQRFRYENNNMEDLEKQLIAAKDCRNKLIVTDGVFSMDGYIAQLDKIHELAVKHNAMVMVDECHATGFIGKTGRGTIEHCNVIGKMDIITGTLGKALGGASGGFTSGKKEIIEILRQRSRPYLFSNTLMPSIVYASIKVLDLLSKTTELRDKLEVNTKHFRSKMKEAGFDILEGVHPITPVMLYDAKLAQDFAAKLMDEGIYVIGFFFPVVPKGKARIRVQISASHSLEDIDKCVAAFTKVGKELKVIS